Below is a genomic region from Argiope bruennichi chromosome 3, qqArgBrue1.1, whole genome shotgun sequence.
TGAAGGAGAATGTTTGTCTGAAAGTGGTGAGCTGGAAAAACGTCATGTTAAAAGTATGACATTGTGAAATTGGTCTGTCGGGATGCAACAAGAAATTTTCTggagaagaaaaattttcagagaggataaaaaaaaaaaaaaaatttttttttttttacttgacttGTCTTGTCTTCTTGTCTCCACTGAAAAATTTTTCTTGCCCCGCTGACGGTACATGCTTTTACTGTTTAACATGGCAAGTTTAACAAAGAGTTTGTTTCGTCATGAATGTCGAGAATTTCATGGATAATGCTGACAAGACTGTTCACGATGCCATTCGGGACATGTCCCAGGCTGACAAGTACCAGTTGTGGTACCGGTTAAACACTCTTGCAAAAGTATTGGAGTTTGATATCCGATCCACCCAATTGGATTGTGGAGTCAATCCCTGTTTGATATCTGATTGCGGGTGGCATTTGTCCTCCTGTGTTTATCCAGACAAGGAAGATTGCAGTTGCAAGTTTAATCTTTCACATCCCACGCGTTACTTTTTGCGTGAGAAAACTTTGGTCAATAACGTCTTGAACCGAGGAATTCATTGGGATTATTGTCCCTTGTCCAAAATTGCGTGTGAAGATTTAATCATGCTGAATACCAGTCGGCCGTTTGCGTGTGAGTGTCGCATCGCTATGAATCCTGTGGAAGATGAAAAGGTAAATGAAGAATCTTTGCAGGAAAATGTCATTATTTGCACGGGTACAAAATTTAAGTGTGAAGTGTAGTATGAggcaacagaaaaaaattttctagagaagaaaaattttcagagaggataaaaaaaaaaaaattttttttttttttttttttttttacttgacttGTCTTCTTGTCTCTACTGAAAAATTTTTCTGACCCAGAATATCTTGTGCTCTCTGCAGAGTATGTTGTTGCATGTAATTTCTTCGGCGGTTCACTAAACAAGTTTTAATCCGACTTTGGTTGTGTTTTATGCCTGAAAATTTCTGTTTCACGCTCTTAAACCTTGTTTGGAGCAAGAAATTTTTTGTGCCCCTTGTGCGTGCATCTCTTTACcgagaagaaattatttcttccaAGATTGCAAGTCTGACTTAACATTTCTTCCAGTCGCGTACTCTGACGTGGACCAATCAGACGCGACTGTCCTCCTTTCTCAGACTATAAAAGCCGAGCCCTCTCGACGGTAAAGACATTACATTTCTTCACAGAGTGCTGCTAACTTCTCACCATGAGTCTCTCTCGTGTTCACTACGTTGCTCTTGCCGATTGGATTTGGCATAGGAGTGTATGGGGTATACGGAAAATTGCTTTTTGTAAAGTCTCTGATCCAGAGTCCACGATCGTCGTGATGCCGACAAAAGAATCTCTTGGCCTGTTCACATTTGAAGAAATTGTGAAAAACTCGACGGTGCATCCCTTGAATGGGTTTGAGACTGATTATGTGGACGGTGCGGAATACGAAGTTCCCATGCACGAGATGGAAACTTTTTTGACTGGCCGATTTTATCAGATTTTGCAGAGAGATGCCGATACTTGGTAAGAAATTACTATTGGAACATACGACATGGCTACATTCTTGTTGTTGGAACCCATGTTTCTTCACAAAGTGGTGTATTTAGGACCTAGAATTGATGTGGAGCAAACGGTCCAAATGCAAGTGGAAAGCAACAAAAACTGATTGAAATGGACTTGAACTATGATTGGGAAAAATAATTTCCCCCGAAAAAATGGGAGAGAGTTTGCTGTGACAAGCAGCAaactctctcccatttttttggTTCAGTTTACTTGCCAAGCTAGGACTAGTTACTTTTTGCAACATGATGTGTATTTCAGACTTGTCAAGCTTGGCcgaattatttttacaacataatGCGTGTCAGTGTATTCTGGATACTTGCCAGCTAGTCACAGAGCATGCGCATATGATGTCATAATGCTGAGAGCCAATCAGAAGTTACTTCCTCATCACTCTGACTATAAAAGCTCGCATCAAACACTCATTTGCATGATATTTTTGTATCTATTGAGCCATGTCTCTCGCTGAGTATATTCAGACTGTTCGAGCCGTCTTGGAGTCGCTACCCCCGCCTGAAATTGTGACAATGACCGGATCATTTGAGAGCCTCCGAACAAGGATTGAGAGGCAATTGAGAGAAATTACAAACAATCGAAGCTGGATCATGCCTGGTTTTAATGGTTTCATGGTATTGGATGCATCGATATACTGTGACGAGTTCCAAGAACTGGCAAGAGGGCCTCATGGACTACCATGGGCAGTTTGGAAAGCCATTGGCATTACCCATTTGATTCACTTTGCAATGACTGTATATTTCCGAGGAACTCAACGGGAATGCAAAGTGGAGCAGTGGCAGAACATGGGTGAGTTAGTATTGGAAGCTATTTACTCAGCCTACTGCCCCAATACCTGCTTTTTCAAACCACAAGAGTGTGTCATCTGCACTCAGCCTCTATTCCACGAAGTGACTACGACTTGTGGACATACGTTTCACACGTCGTGTTTGGAAAGATGGATGTTGGAAGATGTGACCTGTCCTCTGTGCAGGTACGAACTGTGAACTGAAAAACCAGCTTCCCCAAAAAGGTGGGAGAGAGTCGATACGAGTCTTGAACAGACTCGTGTCgactctctcccatttttttggaTCAGATGAAATGCTAATCTTGGAAAGATGCAAACGAGACTTTTACAGAAAGAGAGTGCAAAAACTACAAAGAGATGTAACATGACCAGTCTTGGAGTGTAAAGAGCAGAACATACGGTTTGAACATGACtggaaagtaaaacaaatatgGAAAAGAGTTGTGGACAACAAAGAGTAAGTCAGACTGGATCATAAAGCtcaaaagaaatgattataaagaaaatttgagcaaaatttcatattattggaAAAAGAGGAAAAGTCAGTATAGGAAACCAGTAACCGAGAAAcagtgaagagaaaaaaaattttcagaagagACACagacaagattaaaaaaaaaaaaaaaaaaaattttttttttccctttgtctCTGTCTTgtctgaaaatttttttggtcGGAAAAAATTTCTTGCTTCGTTTACGGTACGTTGTATGGCtttttaacattgcatttttcaagcatcaattttgtaatttatttgctGATATTAACTGTTTATGCGTTATTTAACTCGTTTTATCGGGTTTAGTCATATGgtgaaaaaactttttcattcgGGGTCATAGGTGGACCGTACAACTCGGAAACATACTAAATGACTGATGCAATCTGCTAGCTAAACAAATTAAGCCAGGGTCACAATTCAAATGGTGTTGCATAAAGCTTGTCAAGATatgtttaatactaaattttcatATTGCTGCTGTTATTAGGAGACGAGTTACAGAGTTTGCAATTTCATGTAGTTTGAGACCTGGTCTGAAACCCATGTTCCAGACTAGCTagtgacaaattttttttgtcgTTAAATAGCCCTTTACATGATACACTCAACGGTAGTCTTTTTATGTTCATCATGTGGATAGTTTCGGCGCAATAGAGGGTTAAAGTTTCGAGACCCGGTCTCAGAACTCGGTTTCTTTTGGTACAAAGTGATACGGGTTTGGTCTCAAATGACGCAGAATAACTTGCACAGTACAAATATAGTACTGTAAAAAGCATATCATGTACCAGACAGAAATTAGCCGAGCTCAAAGTTTGCCAAATTGCATGTATTCAgctcaattttttgaaatgtttaatttattgctCGATAATCATGTGTGATACATTACGTGAACCGGCTTGACGAATAAAGATGAATGCAAAAAATATCTAGTGATTCGGGGTTATAGGTGACCCGTGGGAGCCTCAAAACTAATCGTTTTAGTGACATATGGGCCATATGACCAAATATGGTTAGAGACCCAGTTCAAGGTCATTTGGGATGAGGATGCCGAGATGTATCTACGGTTTAAATTTCAAGTCGTTCGCATCATTAGGAGCCGAGTTATGAGGGTGTCGGATTTTAACCAGTGTCCAGTCCAGATTGGAACTTGTGTTTCAGGCCAGATAGAGACATGGGAGTTTTATCGCTTTAAAGCTTGCATCGAGACAAATCCAACGGTACTAGTTTTATGCTTCTAGGGTCAATAgtttatttacaatttacaattgaaaatttaGGTGCAGGTGCCAGATCTCGGCTCCTATGGCACCTAGAGACCCGGTTCGAGTATTGATGGATAGAGcatcaaatattgagtaaattcCAGTCAGTGGTGGAAAGGTCACGTGATGCATAAGGGAATTATAGCCCctcaaagtttgaaattttttgacttttttgcACCTTTGCACAGAACCTATGGAACCTACCAAAcattactttgtgtcaatatgtGCAGAGAGACTAGCTTTACATACTTACCGAGTTTCGTGTCAttccaatgaaaaataaaattttggtaccGGTACTCGAGTACCACAAGTGGTACACTTACCCTGATGATACAGGTACATTCGTCTCGTCGAGACGAGTCATTTGAGTGGTTACAACATATACCTAGGTCCCATAGGAGCCGAGATATCGACGATTGAAAATTTGACCTTGACCGGACCCCAGGGGGgtgacccctcacagaaaaaatttgGAGACAATCGGACCATAAACAGccgagatatttacatttttttgattttttagacCCAGGGGGGGTCACCATGGGGGGTCGACCCCCTGGGGGGTAAGACACCCCATGGGGTACCTTCATACCAAATATCAAGACCCTACCCCCCATAGATCACGAGTTATAAGTAAAAACCCTATTTTACCATTGTTTCCTATGGGGAACATGCacaatttt
It encodes:
- the LOC129962893 gene encoding E3 ubiquitin-protein ligase AMFR-like encodes the protein MSLAEYIQTVRAVLESLPPPEIVTMTGSFESLRTRIERQLREITNNRSWIMPGFNGFMVLDASIYCDEFQELARGPHGLPWAVWKAIGITHLIHFAMTVYFRGTQRECKVEQWQNMGELVLEAIYSAYCPNTCFFKPQECVICTQPLFHEVTTTCGHTFHTSCLERWMLEDVTCPLCRYEL